One genomic window of Pseudomonas sp. LFM046 includes the following:
- a CDS encoding cytochrome c1, with protein MKKLFAAFVFAALPAFSFAAGGHDVHLDKVDIDLTDKAAMQDGARTFANYCMGCHSAKFQRYERVAKDLGIPEELMMENLVLTGAKIGDHMKVGMQPQDAKAWFGAAPPDLTLVARVRGTDWLYSYLRSFYEDPARPWGVNNKVFPNVGMPNVLVSLQGRQVVGCKQVQAVEDGKKQFDPLTGAPITHEACDQLTVLPKTGKLTEAEFDEKIQNLVTFLAYSANPVKLESQRIGTYVLLYLAFFFVFAYLLKREYWKDVH; from the coding sequence ATGAAAAAGCTATTTGCTGCATTTGTTTTCGCTGCACTGCCGGCTTTCTCCTTTGCCGCCGGTGGTCACGATGTCCATCTGGACAAGGTCGACATCGACCTGACTGACAAGGCTGCCATGCAGGATGGCGCGCGTACCTTCGCGAACTACTGCATGGGCTGCCACAGTGCCAAGTTCCAGCGCTACGAGCGTGTGGCCAAGGACCTGGGCATTCCTGAAGAGCTGATGATGGAGAACCTGGTCCTCACTGGCGCCAAGATTGGCGACCACATGAAGGTCGGTATGCAGCCTCAGGACGCCAAGGCGTGGTTCGGTGCGGCTCCGCCGGACCTGACCCTGGTAGCTCGTGTGCGTGGCACCGACTGGCTGTACAGCTACCTGCGTTCCTTCTACGAAGATCCTGCGCGTCCGTGGGGCGTGAACAACAAGGTCTTCCCGAACGTTGGTATGCCGAACGTTCTGGTTAGCCTGCAGGGCCGTCAGGTAGTTGGTTGCAAGCAGGTTCAAGCGGTTGAGGACGGTAAGAAGCAGTTCGACCCGCTGACCGGTGCTCCGATCACCCACGAAGCCTGCGATCAGCTGACCGTACTGCCGAAGACCGGCAAGCTGACCGAAGCGGAGTTCGACGAGAAGATCCAGAACCTGGTGACCTTCCTCGCCTACTCGGCCAACCCGGTCAAACTGGAAAGCCAGCGTATCGGTACCTACGTGCTGCTGTACCTGGCGTTCTTCTTCGTGTTCGCCTACCTGCTCAAGCGCGAGTACTGGAAGGACGTGCACTGA
- the rplM gene encoding 50S ribosomal protein L13 produces the protein MKTFTAKPETVKRDWYVVDAAGQTLGRLATEIASRLRGKHKPEYTPHVDTGDYIVVINAEQVRVTGAKTTDKMYYSHSGFPGGIKEINFEKLIAKAPERVIETAVKGMLPKNPLGRDMYRKLKVYKGAVHPHTAQQPQELKI, from the coding sequence ATGAAGACTTTTACTGCAAAACCGGAAACTGTTAAGCGCGACTGGTACGTCGTCGACGCTGCAGGTCAGACCCTGGGTCGTCTGGCCACCGAAATTGCCAGCCGTCTGCGTGGCAAGCACAAGCCGGAATACACCCCCCACGTTGACACCGGCGACTACATCGTCGTGATCAATGCTGAGCAGGTACGTGTTACCGGTGCCAAGACCACCGACAAGATGTACTACTCTCACTCCGGCTTCCCGGGTGGCATCAAGGAAATCAACTTCGAGAAGCTGATTGCCAAGGCCCCTGAGCGCGTGATCGAGACCGCGGTTAAAGGCATGCTGCCGAAAAACCCGCTGGGCCGCGACATGTATCGCAAGCTGAAGGTGTACAAGGGTGCTGTTCACCCGCACACCGCTCAGCAGCCCCAAGAACTGAAGATTTAA
- a CDS encoding ClpXP protease specificity-enhancing factor yields the protein MNSSRPYLVRALYEWIVDNNCTPHLLVNAEHVGVRVPPGYANDGQIVLNVSPSAVRHLHMDNEAVSFEGRFGGVAHSLYVPSAAVMAIYARENGQGMVFDLEPPLPGDDDQGPDDDGPSGGEPPASGGEPSRPSGRPSLKVVK from the coding sequence ATGAACTCCAGTCGTCCCTATCTGGTTCGCGCCCTCTACGAGTGGATCGTCGACAACAACTGCACTCCGCACCTGCTGGTCAACGCCGAGCACGTCGGCGTGCGCGTGCCGCCCGGTTACGCCAATGACGGCCAGATCGTGCTCAACGTATCCCCCAGCGCAGTGCGCCATTTGCACATGGACAATGAAGCGGTGAGCTTCGAAGGGCGTTTTGGTGGAGTTGCCCACAGCCTCTACGTTCCGTCGGCTGCGGTGATGGCTATCTACGCCCGGGAGAATGGCCAGGGCATGGTCTTCGACCTTGAACCGCCATTACCGGGCGACGATGACCAGGGGCCGGATGATGATGGTCCCAGCGGCGGTGAGCCGCCGGCTTCGGGAGGTGAGCCCTCGCGTCCCAGTGGCCGGCCAAGCCTGAAAGTGGTCAAGTAA
- a CDS encoding phosphoheptose isomerase: MDMQPRIRQLFQASIDTKLQAMELLAPHIEHGSMVMVHALLNEGKILSCGNGGSAGDAQHFSSELLNRFERERPSLPAIALTTDSSTITSIANDYSYNEVFSKQIRALGQPGDVLLAISTSGNSANVIQAIQAAHDREMVVVALTGRDGGGMASLLLPEDVEIRVPSKITARIQEVHLLTIHCLCDLIDRQLFGSEE, from the coding sequence ATGGACATGCAACCCCGTATTCGCCAACTCTTCCAGGCCAGCATCGACACCAAGCTGCAGGCCATGGAACTGCTGGCCCCGCACATCGAGCACGGCAGCATGGTGATGGTCCACGCGCTGCTCAATGAGGGCAAGATCCTGTCCTGCGGCAACGGCGGCTCGGCCGGCGACGCCCAGCACTTCTCCTCGGAACTGCTCAACCGCTTCGAGCGCGAGCGCCCAAGCCTGCCCGCCATTGCGTTGACTACCGACAGCTCGACCATCACATCGATCGCCAACGACTACAGCTACAACGAAGTTTTCTCCAAGCAGATCCGCGCCCTCGGCCAGCCGGGCGACGTACTGCTGGCCATCTCCACCAGCGGCAACTCGGCCAACGTGATCCAGGCCATCCAGGCCGCCCACGATCGCGAAATGGTCGTGGTGGCCCTGACCGGCCGCGACGGCGGCGGCATGGCCTCGCTGCTCCTGCCAGAGGACGTGGAAATCCGCGTGCCCTCCAAGATCACTGCGCGCATCCAGGAAGTGCACCTCCTGACCATCCATTGCCTCTGCGACCTGATCGACCGTCAACTGTTTGGGAGTGAAGAATGA
- a CDS encoding YraN family protein, with amino-acid sequence MTDRRARGQAAEALARAHLEANGLRLLSQNWLCRRGELDLVMLDGDTVVFAEVRYRRHAGWGGAVESVDARKREKLAYAAQQFLQQESRWAKYPCRFDVIAVDAMDGDSPPRLTWLKNAFDT; translated from the coding sequence TTGACCGACCGACGTGCTCGCGGGCAGGCGGCCGAAGCCCTTGCCCGCGCCCACCTCGAAGCAAATGGGCTGCGTTTGTTGTCCCAGAACTGGCTGTGTCGGCGCGGCGAGCTCGATCTGGTCATGCTTGACGGCGATACAGTAGTATTCGCCGAAGTCCGCTACCGGCGTCACGCCGGCTGGGGAGGCGCAGTCGAGAGCGTCGATGCCCGCAAGCGAGAAAAACTGGCATACGCCGCCCAGCAGTTCCTCCAACAGGAATCCCGCTGGGCAAAATACCCTTGTCGATTTGATGTGATTGCCGTCGATGCAATGGACGGTGATTCACCCCCGCGACTGACCTGGCTGAAGAACGCTTTCGACACCTGA
- a CDS encoding penicillin-binding protein activator translates to MIACLRPLSALCLAGLLAACASSPSSSLGELPRTPQASIEQLLQQASTAEPEEAALLRLSAADLAYQQQDIGRSARILEQIPLDGLKPAQQIFASTLAAELAMARNQPKSALKALSHPSLEHLAELPVEQQVRTQLVRARAQEADGQTLAAARERVFIAPLLSGEAANANHEAIWTLVSSLPVDQLQGAADKDLAGWLQLARLTKTSSTLEQQQAAIDNWRAQNPDHPAAKQLPQPLTKLKELAGQPLTKIALLLPQEGQLASVARALRDGFLAAHYQAKQSGQPQPTIELYDSSKLTSIDDFYRQAQADGVQLVVGPLEKPLVKQLSAREQLPITTLALNYSDSGQEAPAQLFQFGLAAEDEAREVARRAWADGMRSAVALVPRGDWGDRVLRAFQQSWQAEGGRLIAAEHVDQPVALAQQIADLFQLRESEARAKRLQNTLGVPVTAQPARRQDVDFIFLAATPQQAQQIKPTLAFQYAGDVPVYATSHLYSASNDPSQYQDLNGIRFCETPWLLNSNDPIRQQVGSQWPQAAGSLGRLYAMGADAYRLAPRLNQLKALPESQVDGLSGRLSLSPARRVERQLPWAEFRDGQVQQLKDSDS, encoded by the coding sequence ATGATCGCTTGCCTGCGTCCGCTCTCCGCCCTCTGCCTCGCCGGCCTGCTGGCTGCCTGCGCCAGCTCGCCCTCGTCCAGCCTTGGCGAACTGCCCCGCACACCCCAGGCCAGCATCGAGCAACTGCTGCAGCAAGCCAGCACAGCGGAGCCGGAAGAAGCCGCACTGCTGCGCCTCTCCGCCGCGGACCTCGCCTACCAGCAGCAGGACATCGGCCGCTCGGCGCGAATCCTGGAGCAGATTCCGCTGGACGGCCTGAAACCCGCCCAACAAATTTTTGCCAGCACGCTCGCCGCCGAACTCGCCATGGCTCGCAACCAGCCCAAGAGCGCCCTGAAAGCCTTGAGCCACCCGAGCCTTGAGCACCTGGCGGAGCTGCCGGTGGAGCAGCAGGTCCGCACCCAACTGGTCCGCGCGCGCGCCCAGGAGGCTGACGGCCAGACCCTTGCCGCCGCCCGTGAACGTGTCTTTATTGCGCCGCTGCTGAGTGGCGAAGCCGCGAATGCCAACCACGAAGCCATCTGGACGCTGGTTTCCAGCCTGCCGGTGGACCAACTGCAAGGTGCCGCTGACAAGGATCTGGCTGGCTGGCTGCAGCTGGCGCGCCTGACCAAGACCTCCTCCACCCTGGAGCAGCAGCAAGCAGCGATCGACAACTGGCGTGCGCAGAATCCGGATCACCCAGCCGCCAAGCAACTGCCCCAACCCCTGACCAAACTGAAGGAGCTCGCAGGCCAGCCGCTGACCAAGATCGCCCTGCTGTTGCCTCAGGAAGGCCAGTTGGCGTCGGTCGCCCGCGCCCTGCGTGACGGTTTCCTGGCTGCCCATTACCAGGCCAAGCAGTCCGGCCAACCGCAGCCGACCATCGAGCTCTACGACAGCTCGAAACTGACCTCGATCGACGACTTCTACCGCCAGGCGCAGGCCGATGGCGTTCAACTGGTGGTCGGCCCACTGGAAAAACCGCTCGTGAAGCAGCTCAGCGCCCGCGAGCAACTGCCCATCACCACCCTGGCCCTGAACTACAGCGACTCCGGCCAGGAAGCCCCAGCCCAGCTTTTCCAGTTCGGCCTCGCCGCCGAGGATGAAGCCCGCGAAGTAGCCCGTCGCGCCTGGGCCGACGGCATGCGCAGCGCCGTTGCCCTTGTTCCTCGTGGCGATTGGGGTGATCGCGTCCTCCGTGCATTCCAGCAGAGCTGGCAAGCAGAAGGCGGCCGCCTGATCGCTGCCGAACATGTCGACCAGCCGGTCGCCCTGGCCCAGCAGATCGCCGACCTCTTCCAGCTCCGCGAAAGCGAGGCCCGCGCCAAGCGCCTGCAGAACACCCTGGGCGTTCCGGTGACTGCGCAACCCGCACGCCGCCAGGATGTGGATTTCATCTTCCTGGCCGCCACTCCGCAGCAGGCCCAGCAGATCAAGCCGACCCTGGCCTTCCAGTACGCAGGGGACGTGCCGGTCTACGCCACTTCCCACCTCTATTCCGCGAGCAACGACCCGTCCCAGTACCAGGACCTGAACGGCATCCGCTTCTGCGAAACCCCCTGGCTGCTGAACAGCAACGACCCGATTCGCCAGCAGGTAGGCAGCCAGTGGCCGCAGGCAGCCGGCAGCCTCGGCCGCCTCTACGCCATGGGCGCCGATGCCTACCGCCTGGCACCGCGCCTGAATCAGTTGAAGGCCCTGCCGGAATCCCAGGTGGATGGACTGTCTGGCCGCTTGAGCCTCAGCCCCGCGCGCCGCGTCGAGCGCCAACTGCCCTGGGCGGAGTTCCGCGACGGCCAGGTCCAGCAACTGAAAGACAGCGACTCTTGA
- a CDS encoding glutathione S-transferase N-terminal domain-containing protein, protein MAVTNRLACYSDPADHYSHRVRIVLAEKGVAAEIINVEPGRCPPKLAEVNPYGSVPTLVDRDLALYESTVVMEYLEERYPHPPLLPVYPVARANSRLLIHRVQRDWCSLVDRILDPRSKDADKAVARKELRESLTGVSPLFADKPYFLSEDFSLVDCCLLPILWRLPVLGIELPRPAKPLLDYMERAFARDSFQASLSAAEREMR, encoded by the coding sequence ATGGCCGTCACCAACAGGCTGGCCTGTTACTCCGACCCTGCCGACCACTACTCCCATCGCGTGCGCATCGTGCTCGCCGAGAAGGGGGTCGCTGCCGAGATCATCAATGTCGAGCCGGGGCGCTGCCCGCCCAAGCTGGCCGAGGTCAATCCTTACGGCAGCGTGCCGACTTTGGTGGATCGCGATCTGGCACTCTACGAGTCCACCGTGGTGATGGAGTATCTCGAAGAACGCTATCCCCACCCGCCACTGCTACCGGTTTATCCCGTCGCCCGGGCTAATAGTCGGCTGCTTATCCATCGCGTGCAGCGCGATTGGTGTTCCCTGGTCGATCGAATCCTTGATCCGCGCAGCAAGGATGCCGACAAGGCAGTTGCACGCAAGGAGCTCCGTGAAAGCCTGACGGGCGTTTCGCCGCTCTTTGCGGACAAGCCCTACTTTCTGAGCGAAGATTTCAGTCTGGTGGACTGCTGCCTGCTGCCGATCCTCTGGCGCCTTCCCGTCCTCGGGATCGAGCTGCCTCGCCCGGCCAAGCCCCTCCTGGATTACATGGAGCGTGCATTCGCTCGTGATTCCTTCCAGGCCAGCCTTTCCGCCGCAGAGCGCGAAATGCGCTGA
- a CDS encoding cytochrome bc complex cytochrome b subunit: protein MSKFMEWVDARFPATKMWEDHLSKYYAPKNFNFFYFFGSLALLVLVNQILTGIWLTMSFTPSAEEAFASVEYIMRDVEYGWIIRYLHSTGASAFFIVVYLHMFRGLLYGSYQKPRELVWIFGMLIYLALMAEAFMGYLLPWGQMSYWGAQVIISLFGAIPVVGADLTQWIRGDYLISGITLNRFFALHVIALPIVLLGLVVLHILALHEVGSNNPDGVDIKKKKDENGIPLDGIAFHPYYSVKDIVGVVVFLFVFCFVVFFFPEMGGYFLEKPNFEQANPFKTPEHIAPVWYFTPFYAILRAVPDKLMGVIAMGAAIAILFVLPWLDRSPVKSMRYKGWLSKIWLLVFCIAFVILGVLGVLAPTPGRTLMSQVCTTLYFAYFILMPFYTRMEKTKPVPERVTG, encoded by the coding sequence ATGAGCAAATTCATGGAATGGGTCGATGCGCGCTTCCCCGCGACCAAGATGTGGGAAGACCATCTGAGCAAGTACTACGCCCCGAAGAACTTCAACTTCTTCTACTTCTTCGGTTCGCTGGCACTGCTGGTACTGGTCAACCAGATCCTCACCGGGATCTGGCTGACAATGAGCTTCACCCCGTCCGCCGAAGAAGCCTTTGCGTCCGTTGAGTACATCATGCGCGACGTGGAGTACGGCTGGATCATCCGCTACCTGCACTCCACCGGTGCATCGGCGTTCTTCATCGTTGTCTACCTGCACATGTTCCGCGGTCTGCTCTACGGCTCCTACCAGAAGCCGCGTGAGCTGGTGTGGATCTTCGGCATGCTGATCTACCTCGCCCTGATGGCCGAGGCCTTCATGGGCTACCTGCTGCCCTGGGGCCAGATGTCCTACTGGGGTGCCCAGGTGATCATCTCGCTGTTCGGTGCGATTCCGGTGGTGGGCGCTGACCTGACCCAGTGGATTCGTGGTGACTACCTGATCTCCGGTATCACTCTGAACCGCTTCTTCGCCCTGCACGTGATCGCCCTGCCGATCGTCCTGCTCGGCCTGGTGGTGCTGCACATCCTGGCGCTGCATGAAGTGGGTTCGAACAACCCGGACGGCGTGGACATCAAGAAGAAGAAGGACGAGAACGGCATTCCGCTGGACGGCATCGCGTTCCACCCCTACTACTCCGTGAAAGACATCGTCGGCGTGGTGGTGTTCCTCTTCGTGTTCTGCTTCGTGGTGTTCTTCTTCCCGGAAATGGGCGGTTACTTCCTCGAGAAGCCGAACTTCGAACAGGCCAACCCGTTCAAGACGCCTGAGCACATCGCACCGGTTTGGTACTTCACTCCGTTCTACGCGATCCTTCGTGCGGTACCGGACAAGCTGATGGGCGTAATCGCCATGGGCGCCGCCATCGCCATCCTGTTCGTCCTGCCGTGGCTGGACCGCAGCCCTGTGAAGTCCATGCGCTACAAGGGCTGGCTGAGCAAGATCTGGTTGCTGGTGTTCTGCATCGCCTTCGTCATCCTCGGCGTGCTGGGTGTACTGGCGCCGACTCCGGGCCGTACGCTGATGTCGCAGGTGTGCACCACCCTGTACTTCGCGTACTTCATCCTGATGCCGTTCTACACAAGGATGGAAAAAACCAAACCGGTACCGGAAAGGGTAACAGGCTGA
- the rpsI gene encoding 30S ribosomal protein S9, translated as MSATQNYGTGRRKTATARVFLRPGTGKISINNRSLDTFFGRETARMVVRQPLELTETVEKFDIYVTVVGGGVSGQAGAIRHGITRALIEYDETLRSPLRKAGYVTRDAREVERKKVGLRKARKRPQYSKR; from the coding sequence ATGTCGGCGACTCAAAACTACGGCACCGGCCGTCGCAAGACTGCTACCGCTCGCGTCTTCCTGCGTCCGGGCACTGGCAAGATCTCCATCAACAACCGCAGCCTGGATACCTTCTTCGGCCGCGAAACCGCTCGCATGGTCGTGCGTCAGCCCCTGGAGTTGACCGAGACCGTCGAGAAATTCGACATCTACGTCACCGTTGTTGGCGGTGGTGTAAGCGGTCAAGCCGGTGCGATCCGCCACGGCATCACTCGCGCCCTGATCGAATACGACGAGACCCTGCGCAGCCCGCTGCGTAAAGCCGGCTACGTCACTCGCGACGCCCGCGAAGTTGAGCGTAAGAAAGTCGGTCTGCGTAAAGCGCGTAAGCGTCCGCAGTACTCCAAGCGTTAA
- a CDS encoding NADP(H)-dependent aldo-keto reductase produces the protein MEYRQLGRTDLKVSSLCLGTMTWGEQNTEAEAFQQIERAKAYGINFMDAAEMYPVPPRAETYGATETIIGNWFARRRDRADWILASKVAGPGNGISHIRGGNLKHNREHLTAALDASLKRLQTDWIDLYQLHWPERSTNFFGQLGYQHKEEDFTPLRETLEVLSEQVKAGKIRHIGLSNETPWGTMKFLQLADQLSLPRAVSIQNPYNLLNRSFEVGLAEVAIREQCGLLAYSPMAFGMLSGKYENGARPANARISLFSRFTRYTNPQSQSACTRYVQLAREHGLDPAQMALAFVTAQPFVTSNIIGATSMEQLEADLRSTELTLSDAVLDGIAAIHKDQPNPAP, from the coding sequence ATGGAATACCGCCAACTCGGACGCACCGACCTCAAGGTCAGCAGCCTTTGCCTGGGGACCATGACCTGGGGCGAGCAGAACACCGAAGCGGAAGCTTTCCAGCAGATCGAGCGCGCCAAGGCCTACGGAATCAACTTCATGGACGCGGCGGAGATGTACCCCGTGCCGCCAAGGGCCGAGACCTATGGCGCCACTGAAACCATCATCGGCAACTGGTTCGCCCGACGTCGCGACCGCGCAGATTGGATCCTGGCGAGCAAGGTGGCCGGCCCCGGCAACGGTATCAGCCATATCCGAGGCGGCAACCTGAAGCACAACCGCGAGCACCTCACCGCAGCCCTGGACGCCAGCCTGAAACGCCTGCAGACCGACTGGATCGACCTCTACCAGCTGCACTGGCCCGAGCGCAGCACAAACTTCTTCGGCCAGCTCGGCTACCAGCACAAGGAAGAAGACTTCACCCCGCTGCGGGAAACCCTTGAAGTCCTCAGCGAGCAGGTCAAGGCCGGCAAGATCCGCCATATTGGCCTGTCCAACGAAACGCCCTGGGGGACCATGAAGTTCCTGCAGCTGGCCGACCAGCTCAGCCTGCCCCGCGCGGTGTCCATCCAGAATCCCTACAACCTGCTCAACCGCAGCTTCGAAGTCGGCCTGGCTGAAGTGGCGATCCGCGAACAGTGCGGACTGCTGGCTTACTCGCCCATGGCCTTCGGCATGCTTTCCGGCAAATACGAGAACGGCGCCCGCCCCGCCAATGCGCGGATCAGCCTGTTCAGCCGCTTCACCCGCTATACCAATCCACAGTCCCAATCAGCCTGCACACGTTATGTACAGCTAGCCCGGGAGCACGGCCTGGACCCGGCGCAAATGGCCCTCGCCTTTGTCACCGCCCAGCCGTTCGTGACCAGCAACATCATTGGCGCCACGTCGATGGAGCAGTTGGAGGCTGATCTGCGCAGCACCGAGCTGACATTGTCCGACGCAGTACTGGATGGCATTGCCGCCATCCACAAGGACCAGCCAAACCCGGCACCCTGA
- a CDS encoding BON domain-containing protein: MTRSPLILAGLALCLALSGCGGRTIGKTIDDQSMPSKVRAKVEAASPDLKTNSHVVVASYNGVVLLAGQTPRADLKELAGQAAQSAQGVRRVHNELQILPPSSTLARMNDSTITTKVTTQLLADEKVPSSQIKVVTENGIVYLLGLVTRQEAQLATSIVQGVSGVQKIVRLFEYTN, encoded by the coding sequence ATGACCCGTTCCCCCCTGATCCTCGCCGGCCTCGCCCTCTGCCTCGCCCTTTCCGGCTGCGGCGGACGCACCATCGGCAAGACCATCGACGACCAGTCCATGCCTTCCAAGGTGCGCGCCAAGGTCGAAGCTGCCAGCCCCGACCTGAAGACCAACTCTCACGTTGTCGTCGCCAGCTACAACGGCGTGGTCTTGCTCGCCGGCCAGACGCCACGCGCCGACCTCAAGGAGCTGGCCGGCCAGGCAGCCCAGAGCGCCCAGGGCGTGCGTCGCGTGCACAACGAGCTGCAGATCCTGCCGCCCTCCTCCACCCTGGCGCGCATGAACGACAGCACCATCACCACCAAGGTCACCACCCAACTGCTGGCGGACGAGAAAGTGCCCAGCTCGCAGATCAAAGTGGTTACCGAAAACGGCATCGTCTACCTGCTGGGCCTGGTCACCCGCCAGGAAGCACAGCTGGCAACCAGCATCGTCCAGGGCGTCTCGGGCGTGCAGAAGATTGTTCGGCTCTTCGAGTACACCAACTGA
- the mraZ gene encoding division/cell wall cluster transcriptional repressor MraZ, giving the protein MFRGANAISLDTKGRLAMPSRYRDELMSRCGGQLIVTIDAVDPCLTVYPLPEWELIEAKLRELPSLREETRRLQRLLIGNAVDLELDSAGRFLVPPRLREHARLDKRAMLVGQLNKFQLWDEDAWNAISEADLMAIKQPGGLPDELRDLIL; this is encoded by the coding sequence TTGTTTCGCGGAGCTAACGCCATCAGTCTCGACACGAAGGGGCGACTCGCGATGCCTAGCCGGTATCGTGACGAGCTCATGTCGCGTTGTGGCGGACAGCTCATCGTTACCATCGACGCCGTCGATCCCTGTCTGACTGTCTATCCCCTGCCTGAATGGGAGCTCATCGAGGCCAAGCTGCGTGAGCTGCCTTCCCTGCGCGAAGAAACGCGCCGCCTGCAACGTCTGCTGATCGGTAATGCCGTTGACCTGGAGCTGGACAGCGCCGGGCGATTCCTGGTCCCGCCGCGCCTGCGCGAGCACGCCAGGCTGGACAAGCGGGCGATGCTGGTCGGCCAACTGAACAAATTTCAACTGTGGGATGAGGATGCCTGGAACGCGATTTCCGAGGCAGATCTCATGGCAATCAAACAACCCGGCGGTCTGCCGGATGAACTACGTGACCTAATCCTGTGA
- the rsmI gene encoding 16S rRNA (cytidine(1402)-2'-O)-methyltransferase, translating into MTHSSAAGSVFGTLYVVATPIGNLDDISARALRVLREVTLIAAEDTRHSVRLLQHFGIDTPLAACHEHNERDQGGRFLARLQAGEDVALISDAGTPLISDPGFHLVRQARAAGIAVVPVPGACALIAALSAAGLPSDRFIFEGFLPAKANARRGRLEEIKEEPRTLIFYEAPHRLLESLEDMRNVFGGDRPALLARELTKTFETLKGAPLDELCGWVAADSNQQRGECVVLVGGWQAPEGEGALSAEALRVLDLLLGELPVKRAAALAAEITGVRKNLLYQAALERQGDS; encoded by the coding sequence GTGACTCATTCCTCCGCCGCTGGCAGCGTTTTCGGCACCCTCTATGTAGTCGCAACGCCCATCGGTAACCTGGACGACATCAGCGCCAGGGCCTTGCGGGTGTTGCGCGAGGTGACCCTGATTGCGGCTGAGGACACTCGGCATTCCGTTCGCCTGCTGCAACATTTCGGCATCGATACGCCTCTGGCTGCCTGTCACGAGCACAACGAACGTGACCAGGGTGGGCGCTTCCTGGCTCGGTTACAGGCGGGGGAGGACGTGGCGCTGATATCCGACGCGGGCACGCCGCTGATTTCCGACCCCGGGTTCCATCTGGTGCGGCAGGCGCGCGCGGCAGGTATCGCTGTGGTGCCGGTGCCGGGGGCCTGTGCACTTATCGCGGCCCTGTCGGCTGCCGGCCTGCCGTCGGATCGCTTCATCTTCGAAGGTTTCCTGCCAGCCAAGGCCAACGCCCGGCGTGGTCGACTGGAAGAGATAAAGGAAGAGCCCCGCACGCTCATCTTCTACGAGGCACCTCACCGCTTGCTGGAGTCCCTGGAGGATATGCGCAATGTCTTTGGTGGAGATCGCCCGGCGCTGTTGGCGCGGGAGCTGACCAAGACATTCGAGACTCTGAAGGGCGCTCCTCTGGACGAGTTGTGTGGTTGGGTGGCGGCTGACTCCAACCAGCAGCGTGGTGAGTGTGTGGTGCTGGTGGGGGGCTGGCAGGCGCCGGAAGGCGAAGGTGCTCTGAGCGCTGAAGCGCTGCGGGTGCTCGATCTGTTGCTGGGCGAACTGCCGGTCAAGCGCGCGGCAGCGTTGGCAGCCGAGATCACCGGTGTTCGCAAGAATCTGCTCTATCAGGCCGCTCTCGAGCGGCAGGGTGATTCCTGA
- the petA gene encoding ubiquinol-cytochrome c reductase iron-sulfur subunit: protein MSNDGVNAGRRRFLVAATSVVGAAGAVGVAVPFVGSWLPSAKAKAAGAPVKVNISKVEAGQQIIAEWRGQPVFIVRRTEEILANLPKIHDRMADPESKVSVQPTYVDPVSRSIKPEILVLVGICTHLGCSPSFRPEVAPADLGAEWVGGYFCPCHGSRYDLAGRVYKAQPAPINLPVPPHSYESDDVIIVGVDQEKA, encoded by the coding sequence ATGAGCAATGACGGCGTGAATGCAGGCCGGCGTCGCTTCCTCGTAGCGGCCACGTCCGTGGTTGGTGCGGCGGGAGCGGTAGGGGTTGCGGTCCCGTTCGTGGGGTCATGGCTGCCCAGTGCCAAGGCCAAGGCCGCGGGTGCCCCGGTCAAGGTGAATATAAGCAAGGTCGAAGCAGGCCAGCAGATCATCGCCGAATGGCGTGGTCAGCCGGTGTTCATCGTGCGTCGTACCGAGGAAATTCTGGCGAACCTGCCGAAGATCCACGACCGCATGGCCGACCCGGAATCCAAGGTTTCGGTACAGCCGACCTACGTGGACCCGGTGAGCCGTTCGATCAAGCCTGAAATCCTGGTGCTGGTCGGCATCTGCACCCACCTGGGCTGCTCGCCGTCCTTCCGTCCGGAAGTCGCGCCGGCTGACCTGGGTGCCGAGTGGGTCGGTGGCTACTTCTGCCCGTGCCACGGTTCCCGCTACGACCTCGCCGGTCGTGTCTACAAGGCGCAGCCCGCGCCTATAAACCTGCCGGTGCCGCCGCACTCGTACGAGTCGGACGACGTCATCATCGTCGGTGTGGATCAGGAGAAGGCCTGA